The stretch of DNA TTGCTTTTGGTGTTATTTTTGAAAGCGTTAATTGCATACGGCACACGCTATGGAGCAACAACTGGAACCTCAGAGGAAATAGCCAAGATATTAAGAGAGGAAGACTTTGATACCAAGATAATTAACCTGAAAGAAGAAAAAATCAAAGACATATCAGAATATGACTTAATCATTGTAGGCAGTGGCATGGGAAATTGCAGATGGGCAAGTGAGGCTGAGGATTTTCTGAAAAATTTCAGGAAGGAATTCAAAGGCAAAAAGCTGGCTTTGTTTGCCTCTACAATGAAAACGTTTTTTGAAAGAGAAGGCAAGACAGATGACGTTGCAAAAACACGAAAGATTGCCTTAGAGGACAAGCTC from Candidatus Bathyarchaeota archaeon encodes:
- a CDS encoding flavodoxin domain-containing protein produces the protein MKALIAYGTRYGATTGTSEEIAKILREEDFDTKIINLKEEKIKDISEYDLIIVGSGMGNCRWASEAEDFLKNFRKEFKGKKLALFASTMKTFFEREGKTDDVAKTRKIALEDKLAKYGLKPIALGFFGGVIDYNKMGFIARKGMEFFKPQLEKDG